AGAAAGCTTGTGGGCTGGCGTCTCGCGCGGAGAGTGCAACTGGTCCGCGACCGGCAGCGTGTGGCTCCCTAGTCATTTTCTTTTTTTCTCCTCTCCAATCTTACCCATGATCTCCATCGCCCATCTTATCCCCGCACCCTTCACCCAGCAGGTCGCACGCGCCCTGGATGAAGCCGGCTTGCTGGATACCTTCTATTGCACGCTGGTGGACCAGCCGGAGAAAAGCTGGCAGCGCGTGGCAAAGGCGGGCTCCCGGCTTGTCCGGTTCGATCTCGAGACCAACCTGAAGCGGCGTGCCGTCACGGAGATCGATCGCGGAAAGGTGGAAACCTATCCCTTCCGCGAGGCCTTCCGGATGTTCGCGACCAAGATCAACAAGGATCCGGTGGTGGGAGATCGCATCTTCCATTGGGCCCGCGATGGCTTCGACCACTGGGTCGCCGGACGCCTCAATGGATCAAAGGTACTCTATGGATACGAGTATGGCTCGCGCGCGATGTTTGAAGCCGCCAAGCGCCAGGGCATCCGCACCGCCTATGACCTGCCCTCGCCGGAGCACCAGTTCGTGGAGAACCTGCTGGCTCCCGAGTTCGAGCGTTTCCCGGAACTTGCCACGCCCTACCGCCAGCTGACGGTGGAGCGCCATGCCGAACGCACCGAGCGCCGCCGCCAGGAGTGGGAGCTCTCCGACCTGATCGTGGCGAACTCGAACTTCACCGCGGATTCCTGGAAGGCCGCCGGTTGGTCGGAGAAGACGGTGGCCGTGGTCCCCTATGGTGCGCCACCCGTCACCCATCCCTGTGAGGAGGCACCAGCCAAGGATGTGCTGCGCTTCCTGTGGGCCGGCACCTTCTCGATCCGCAAGGGTGCCCACTACCTCATCGACGCCATTCGCTCGATGCCGGCAGCCGAGGCAAAGGGCTTCACCCTGGATGTCTACGGGGCGGTGACTTTGCCCGAGGCCTTGCTGAAGAACCTGCCGCCGCAGATCCGTTTCATGGGGAGCGTGCCCCGCAGCGTGCTTTTCGAGAAGATGCGCGAGGGCGACCTGCTGGTTTTCCCGACGCTCTGCGATGGCTTCGGCCTGGTGGTGAACGAGGCCCTCGCCCAAGGCATGCCCGTGCTCACCACACCTCGTGCCGGTGCCGCCGATCTGATCCGCGAGGATGAGAACGGCTGGCTGATCCCCCCGGCGGATGCTGCGGCGCTCGCGGCCGGACTCACACGGGTCATCCAGGAACAGAAGCGGCTCCCCGGAATGCGGCTCAAGGCGCAGGCAACCGCACGCGACTGGCAGTGGTCCGACTACCGCAGGGAGATCGCCAAGGCGGTCGGTGCCCTGATCGGGAAATAAGCAGACTCGCTCGACGTGGAGAAGCTTTCCATCTGCCTCGTAAGTCCCGGTCATCTGGGATCGAACCCGCGACTCGTCAAGGAGGCGGATGCCCTTGTCGAGGCAGGGCATCGCGTCCACGTGATCTATGGCGAGACCTATGCGCCAGCGATCGCGCGCGATGCGGATGTGCTCGCCAAGGCGAAGTGGAGCTCGCAGAAAGTTTCGCTCTTCACGGATCGCGGCCGCGGCTTTCGCTGGCGTGCCGGGCAGAAGCTCGCCCTCTCGCTTTTCAAGAAGGGAGCCGCTGCCACGGAGGTCCTCTGCCGTGCCTCGCATCCACTTTTCCCCGGACTGCGCAGTGCCGCACTGCGCCACAAGGCGGACCTCTACGTGGGACATTGCCTCCCTGCCCTGCCGGTCGTGGTCGCTGCCGCGGCGCGCCACGGCAGCCGCTGTGCCTTCGATGCGGAGGACTTCCACTCCGGTGAAAGCGAAGCAAACGGCGAGGGAGCGGTGAGCAACCGGCTCGCGCGAAAGATCGAAACGAAGTTCCTGGCAAAGTGCGATCACCTCAGCGCGGCATCCCCGCTGATCGCAAAGGCCTACGAGGATAACTACGGTGTGAAGCCGGTGACGCTGCTGAATGTCTTCCCGCTCGAAGAGGCAGGCATCCCTGAAGCGGCTCCTGCACAGGCTTCCTTCTATTGGTTCTCGCAGACCGTCGGTGCGGGCCGCGGCTTGGAAGAAATCATCGCCATCTTGGGCAAGCTCGCGCGTCCCGTCCGGCTCGACCTGCGCGGCCATGTTTCCGCGGATTACCGTGCCACGCTGGAAACCCTCGCGGCCGGCAGCCAGGTCGAGGTCCGCTTGCTGCCGCCGGATGCCCCCGCGACCATGGCCGTCCACGCCACCGGCTACACCGCTGGCCTCGCCTTGGAAAAGCGCCAGCCGCTAAACCGGGACATCTGCCTCACCAACAAGGCATTCACATTTCTCCTCGCGGGCATCCCGGTGGTCCTGAGCAAGACGCTCGCCCAGGAAGCACTCGCCGCGGATCTCGGCGACGCCGCCGTGCTCATCGATCTAACAAAGCCGGCCGAGTCTGCCGCTGCTCTTGCGGCATGGCTCGATTCCTCCGCCCGGCAAACAGCAGGCCGGGAACATGCGATCCAACTCGGCCGCGAACGATTCAACTGGGACATCGAGAAACAAAAACTGTTAGAACTCATTGACCAAATCCCCTCAGTGAAATGAATCTATCCTCCTCCCTCAAACGACTCATTCCTCACGAAACCCGGCAGCAATGGAAGCGCCGGATATTTGCTGTCCAAGACGTGCCTGCACGCATGGAGAATCTGAAACGCGCGGGTTTCTCACCGCGAGGAATCATCGACGGCGGTGCCTTCCGCGGTGAATGGTCCAAATCTGCTTGGGACGTGTGGCCCGTACCGACGCTCCTGGTGGAACCCCAAGCCAGCGAGCAGCAGCTCCTTGAAGCTGTCGCCAAATCCGTCCCCGGCTCCGAACCCGTCGAATGCGCGCTCGGGGATCGGGATGGAGAAATCCGCTTCGTGAATGAAGCCACCAACTCGAGAATCGTGGACTCGGATGAAGGCGTGCCGGTCAGCCTCCGGCGCCTCGACTCGCTGCTTGCCGACCGCCCCGGCTTTCATCCCGATTTCGTCAAACTGGATCTCCAGGGAAACGAGCTGAGTGCCTTGGATGGCGCCGGCGAGACGATCCGGAAATTCGAAGTGCTGCTTTTGGAAGTGTCCGTCATCCGCATCGGTCCCGTACCGGTCTTTCATGAGGTGGATCTCTACATGTCCGAAAAGGGCTTCACACTTTACGACCTGGTGCCCCAGTATTACCGCCCGCGGGACGGAGCACTCTGGCAGGTAGACGTGTTCTATGTGCGGAATGATTCGAAGCTCCTCGAATCCACTTCTTGGGATTGATCATGCGTATCCTCCTTACTGCCGATGCCGAGCTGCCGGTGCCGCCGAAATTGTATGGCGGCATCGAGCGGGTCATCGCCTCGCTCGTCGAAGAATTCCGTGGCCGCGGCCATGAAGTCGGGCTCGTCGCCCATCGTGATTCCACGGTCGATGCCGATTTCTTCCAAGCCTGGCCCGGCCTGACCAGCACCACCCGCGGTGATTCCTTCCGGAACGCGCTGGCGCTCCATCAGGCCGTGGCGAAGTTCAAGCCGGACCTGCTTCACAGCTTCTCCCGCCTGCTATGGCTGATGCCGCTGGCGGCGGGCGCGCAGCGCTTCCCGATGGTGATGTCCTATCAGCGCGAGCCCACTGGCAGGACCGTCGAGCTTTCCCGCAGGCTGCATGGCAAGCGCCTCCACTTCAGCGCCTGCAGCGAGCAACTCGGCGAGAAAGGACGCCAGCGCGGCGGCGGTTCCTGGACTGCCATCCCGAATTTCATCGATCCCGAACGCTTGGATTTCGTAAGCGCCGTGCCTGCGGATGCACCGCTGGTTTTCCTCAGCCGCTTGGAACCGATCAAGGGCGCGCACAATGCCATCGCCATCGCGAAGGCCAGCGGTCGCCGTCTGCTCATCGCGGGGAACCGCGTGGAGAGCGGCAGCGCGGAAGGCTACTGGGACCGGGAGATCGCACCTCATCTCGGCAAGGATGGCATCGAGTATGTCGGGACCGTGGATGACGCGCAGAAGAACGAGCTGCTCGGCAAGGCTGCCGCAATGGTCGTGCCGATCGAGTGGGACGAACCCTTCGGCATCGTCTTCGCGGAATCGCTCGCCTGCGGCACCCCGGTCATTTCCACGCCGCGCGGCGCGGTGCCGGAAATCGTGAAGCATGGCGTGCATGGCTTCCACATCGGGAATGTCGAGGAAGGCGTCGCCGCCGTCCGGAGACTGGGCGAGATCGATCGCCTGAAGTGCCGCCAGCAAGTGGAGGCCCACTTCACCCAGGCGAAGGTGGCGGACCGCTACCTGGAACTTTACCGCCAGGCCATCCAGGCTTGATCCGTTTCCCGATGAGAATCCTCATCATCTCACCCCATTTCCCGCCATCGAATGCGGCGGACATGCACCGCGTGCGGATGCTGCTGCCTCATCTCGCGGGTCAGGGCATCTCCGCGGAGGTGCTCTGCGTCCAGGCGGAGCAGGTGGCGGCACCGAAGGACCCGTGGCTGGAAGAAGGACTGCCGGGTGATGTGCCCGTGCACCGCGTCCGCGCCCTGGGCCTAGAGTGGGGACGCATCCCCGGGCTCGGCACGCTGACCTTCCGCGCCATGGCCGCGATCCGCCGGAAGGGCCATGAACTGTTAGAAGGAGGACGTTTCGATCTGGTCTATTTTTCCACCACCCAGTTCGGCATCCACGTGCTGGGGCCGGAGTGGAAGAAGCGCCATGGCGTGGCCTTCACGATGGATTACCAGGACCCCTGGGTGAGCGATTACTATCGGAACAATCCCGGCGTGACCCCGCCCGGCGGCAAGCTGAAGTACGCCGTCACCCGTTGGTTGGCCGGCAGGCAGGAGCCTACGGTGCTCGATGCCTGCTCCGGCATCACCAGCGTCTCCCCGGCCTATCCAGAGCAGATCCTCACGCGCTATCCGGACAAGGCCCTGCCCTCGATCGTGCTGCCCTTCCCCGGTGACAATGCGGATCTTGAGCGGGTGCGGCATTCCGCCATCCGCCAGCAGGTCTTCGATCCTGCCGATGGCTTCCAGCACTGGGTCTACATCGGGCGCGGAGGAAAGGACATGGCGCTGGCCGTCTCCGGCATCTTCTCGGCACTCGCCACGCTGAAGGAGCGCCAGCCCGCGCTGCAGCGCCTCCGCCTGCACTTCATCGGCACCTCTTACGCGAGCCAGGGAAAGGGCATCAAAACCATCGAACCGCTCGCCTCCCAGTATGGACTGGAGGAGATGGTGAAGGAGCATACCGACCGCATCCCCTACTCCCAGACCCTGCGCTGCCTGTTGGATGCGGATGGCTTGATCGTGCCCGGCTCCGATGATCCTGGCTACACCGCTTCGAAGATCTACCCCTATCTCCTCGCCGGGAAGCCCCTGCTCACCGTCTTTCATGAGGAAAGCTCCGTGGTCAGCCTGATCCGCAAGGCGGGTGGCGGCACGGTCGTCCCTTTCCGCAGCGATGACAACGCGGACGCCATCGGCGCGCGTGTTCTAGCAGATGCCCTGAATCCGGACGGCACCCTGCGCCAAGTCCCGCTCGACCACGAGGCATTCTCCGCCCACACTGCCCGCCACCAGGCTGGCCAGCTGGCCGGTTTTCTTCACCGCTGTCTCACCCGCGAAGGACGGGACGCTGTCACCGCATGAGCACCCCATCCTCCATGCCTGCCGCCCCGGCACAGAAGCCCCACACCCAATCGGGCATCCTTGAAATCGACTACGGGATCTTGTCTTCGCGCTCGGCGAAGGCCTTCCAGGCGAGCGTGATTGCCCTGCTGGTGCTCGGTGTCGCCGCGGCCACGCGCCTGATCGTGACGAAGCCGGACTTCGTCCTGCCATTCCTGATCATCGCGGCTCCCGCGCTGGCCGCCCTCTACTTATGGACCAGCACCCGAAATCACGGGCTGCCGCTGCTGCCGATCTTCATTCTGCAACAGGCGCTCGTCTACGGGCTGCCCCTGATGATCGACCATCCCGGGCTCAAGTTCGTGAAGCTCGAGGTCATCCAGACATCCGCGCTGGGAGTCGGCCTCTTCATCCTCTGCTGTCTCGGCGGCTGGTTCCTCGGGAAATCCTCGGTCAGCGCGCGTCCCTCACGCTACGACCTGATCGTGAGTTCAGGGAAGCAGGCCTTGGACCGCTGCCTCGGAATCTCGCTCTCACTCCTGACCATCTGCCTTTGCTTCCACCTCAGCGTCCGCACGGGCTTCATCTACGAGATCCTGCCCGGCATCGAGCGTTTCTACTCGGTCATGCGGACCTTCGCGAATGCCTCCGGTGCGCTAGGCGCGCTGTTTGGCGGGCTCGCGATCGGGAGCAAGCCAAGCGTGGCCCGTGCCTGGATCTTCTGGATCTTGTTTGCCTCCATCTTCCTCCTTTCGGTGGCGGACGTCCTGCTTTCCGGTGCTGCGGGGCTGGTGCTTTCCACCGCGATCGGGCTGACCCTCGGGAAACAGAAGGCACCGCTCAAGTTCCTGCTGATGACCTTCGCCGTCGTGGGTTTCCTGAACCAAGGGAAGTTCACTCTCCGCGAGAAATATTGGAGCGACGATTCCAATACGACCCGGATGACCCTGACCGAACTGCCATCCCTTTACATGGAATGGGCGGACGCCAGTCTTGCGGCTTTCCTCGGTGACAAGGTCAGTTCCGGGCTGGCCAAGGATTCGGATAAGGAAGGCGACGGGCAATCCTTCCTGGAGCGCGTGAACAATCTCCAGAACATGACCTACGTGGTGGAGTGCTTCAAGGAGCGCGGGGCAAAGCCGATGATGGGCGAAACCTATGCGCTGATCCCCCCCCTCTTCGTCCCGCGTATCCTGTGGAAGGACAAGCCCCGCACGCACGAAGGACAGGTGCGCCTCAATCTCCACTTCGGCCGCCAATCCACGGTCGAGCAAACCGAGAAGACCTACGTCGCCTGGGGTCTTCTGCCCGAAGCTGTCGGAAACTTCGGACCTACCGGCGGGCCGGTGATCCTCGGCCTGGCCCTGGGCACTGCCATGGGTTGGCTGGAAACCGTTTCCCGGCGCAAGCGGGTCTTCTCCGTGGAAGGCATGGCACTGGCAGGCGCCCTCCTGCTCACGGCAACTTCCTATGAGCAGGTCGCCAGCGTGTTCCTCACCGCGCTGTTCCAATTCGTGATGGCCGCGGTGGTCGGCGGCAGCCTGCTCCGCATGTGGGCCGGCGAAGGCGGCGGCTCCCGCGCCAAAAAGGCAGGCTCTCAATCCTTCCGGAGGATCGCCCCTTGAACTCCGCATCCATTTCCCCGTCCCCTTCTTCCTCTCCCTCCGGTGTCGCCACACCGGCACGGGAAGGCGCGCCGCGTCCCCGCCTGGCGGTCGTCGTGTCCCATCCGATCCAGTACTACTCGCCGTGGTTCCGTCATCTGGCGGACCATTCCGGGATGGAGATCAAGGTTTTCTACCTCTGGGATTTCGGCGTGAAGGAGACACGGGACATCACCTTCGGCACCTCCTTCACCTGGGATATCCCGCTGCTCGACGGCTATAGCCACTGCTTCCTTCCGAACCGGAGCCAGAAGCCCGGCACCCATCACTTCCGGGGTCTGGACAATCCCGGCGCGGACAAGGAGATCGCCGCTTGGAAGCCGGATGCGGTCCTGCTCTTCGGCTACAATTACGCGACTCACCTCGGGTTGATCCTTTCGCAGCGCCTGCGGAACGTCCCCTTCCTGTTTCGCGGGGATTCGCATGAACTTTTCCCTGCGCGGGGCTGGAAGCCGGGCGTCTCCCGCTTCTTGCGCCGCATCGTCTTCCAGCGCTTCGGGACCTTCCTCGCCACCGGCCAGGCAAACCGGGACTATTTCCTCCGCAGCGGGGTGATCGACCGGCAGATCCACATCGTCCCCCACTGCGTGGACAACGACCGCTTCCAATCCGGAGCGGAGGATGCCCACCGCGCTGCCGCGGAGTGGAAAAAGGAACTCGGCATTCCCGATGGCGCACCGGTCGTCCTCTTCGCCGGCAAGTTCGAGGAGAAGAAGCGGCCGCTGGATCTGCTGAATGCCTTCCTCCGCCTGGAGCCGAGCGATTCCTCCGCGACTGCACCGGTCCTCCTCTTCGTGGGCAATGGCAATCTGGAGAGCTCCCTCCGTGCTGCCGCCGCGGAGCGGGAAGGAAAGACGATCTTCTTCGCGCCCTTCCAGAACCAGAGCCAGATGCCGCGCACCTATGCCGCGGGAGACCTGGTCGTGCTGCCCTCCTTCGGACGCGGCGAGACCTGGGGACTGGCACTCAATGAAGCGATGAACCTTGGCAAGCCCGTCATCGCCAGCAGCCATGTGGGCTCCGGGCCCGATCTGGTGATCGATGGGGAGACCGGCTGGCTCTTCCCCGCAGGTGACGTGGACGCGCTGGAGAAGCGTCTCAATCAAGCGCTCTCTAACAATACACAGCTGCGTGCCATGGGTGAAAAGGCCCGGCAACACATCGCGGGCTTCTCCTATGAATGCGCCACGCGCGCGCTCGCCGGTGCCATGCGCGGAATCCTTTGAACGCCTCTCCCGTCTCTTCCCGATTGAAAGCAGATCCCGCCC
This portion of the Luteolibacter luteus genome encodes:
- a CDS encoding glycosyltransferase; translation: MEKLSICLVSPGHLGSNPRLVKEADALVEAGHRVHVIYGETYAPAIARDADVLAKAKWSSQKVSLFTDRGRGFRWRAGQKLALSLFKKGAAATEVLCRASHPLFPGLRSAALRHKADLYVGHCLPALPVVVAAAARHGSRCAFDAEDFHSGESEANGEGAVSNRLARKIETKFLAKCDHLSAASPLIAKAYEDNYGVKPVTLLNVFPLEEAGIPEAAPAQASFYWFSQTVGAGRGLEEIIAILGKLARPVRLDLRGHVSADYRATLETLAAGSQVEVRLLPPDAPATMAVHATGYTAGLALEKRQPLNRDICLTNKAFTFLLAGIPVVLSKTLAQEALAADLGDAAVLIDLTKPAESAAALAAWLDSSARQTAGREHAIQLGRERFNWDIEKQKLLELIDQIPSVK
- a CDS encoding glycosyltransferase, producing MRILLTADAELPVPPKLYGGIERVIASLVEEFRGRGHEVGLVAHRDSTVDADFFQAWPGLTSTTRGDSFRNALALHQAVAKFKPDLLHSFSRLLWLMPLAAGAQRFPMVMSYQREPTGRTVELSRRLHGKRLHFSACSEQLGEKGRQRGGGSWTAIPNFIDPERLDFVSAVPADAPLVFLSRLEPIKGAHNAIAIAKASGRRLLIAGNRVESGSAEGYWDREIAPHLGKDGIEYVGTVDDAQKNELLGKAAAMVVPIEWDEPFGIVFAESLACGTPVISTPRGAVPEIVKHGVHGFHIGNVEEGVAAVRRLGEIDRLKCRQQVEAHFTQAKVADRYLELYRQAIQA
- a CDS encoding glycosyltransferase family 4 protein, coding for MISIAHLIPAPFTQQVARALDEAGLLDTFYCTLVDQPEKSWQRVAKAGSRLVRFDLETNLKRRAVTEIDRGKVETYPFREAFRMFATKINKDPVVGDRIFHWARDGFDHWVAGRLNGSKVLYGYEYGSRAMFEAAKRQGIRTAYDLPSPEHQFVENLLAPEFERFPELATPYRQLTVERHAERTERRRQEWELSDLIVANSNFTADSWKAAGWSEKTVAVVPYGAPPVTHPCEEAPAKDVLRFLWAGTFSIRKGAHYLIDAIRSMPAAEAKGFTLDVYGAVTLPEALLKNLPPQIRFMGSVPRSVLFEKMREGDLLVFPTLCDGFGLVVNEALAQGMPVLTTPRAGAADLIREDENGWLIPPADAAALAAGLTRVIQEQKRLPGMRLKAQATARDWQWSDYRREIAKAVGALIGK
- a CDS encoding FkbM family methyltransferase, which encodes MNLSSSLKRLIPHETRQQWKRRIFAVQDVPARMENLKRAGFSPRGIIDGGAFRGEWSKSAWDVWPVPTLLVEPQASEQQLLEAVAKSVPGSEPVECALGDRDGEIRFVNEATNSRIVDSDEGVPVSLRRLDSLLADRPGFHPDFVKLDLQGNELSALDGAGETIRKFEVLLLEVSVIRIGPVPVFHEVDLYMSEKGFTLYDLVPQYYRPRDGALWQVDVFYVRNDSKLLESTSWD
- a CDS encoding glycosyltransferase family 4 protein; the protein is MNSASISPSPSSSPSGVATPAREGAPRPRLAVVVSHPIQYYSPWFRHLADHSGMEIKVFYLWDFGVKETRDITFGTSFTWDIPLLDGYSHCFLPNRSQKPGTHHFRGLDNPGADKEIAAWKPDAVLLFGYNYATHLGLILSQRLRNVPFLFRGDSHELFPARGWKPGVSRFLRRIVFQRFGTFLATGQANRDYFLRSGVIDRQIHIVPHCVDNDRFQSGAEDAHRAAAEWKKELGIPDGAPVVLFAGKFEEKKRPLDLLNAFLRLEPSDSSATAPVLLFVGNGNLESSLRAAAAEREGKTIFFAPFQNQSQMPRTYAAGDLVVLPSFGRGETWGLALNEAMNLGKPVIASSHVGSGPDLVIDGETGWLFPAGDVDALEKRLNQALSNNTQLRAMGEKARQHIAGFSYECATRALAGAMRGIL